One Panicum virgatum strain AP13 chromosome 3N, P.virgatum_v5, whole genome shotgun sequence DNA segment encodes these proteins:
- the LOC120663791 gene encoding chaperone protein ClpC2, chloroplastic: MAGTLLQSVALGTTFAGRISNQQWRSHGARRPASMLAMSLSRPVKMSAFVGLRSVHSFSITPTVSNSRSAVASYRSSRRTRRSRFVTRAMFERFTEKAIKVIMLAQEEARRLGHNFVGTEQILLGLIGEGTGIAAKVLKSMGINLKDARVEVEKIIGRGNGFVAVEIPFTPRAKRVLELSLEEARQLGHNYIGSEHLLLGLLREGEGVAARVLESLGADPSNIRTQVIRMIGETTEAVGAGVGGGSSGNKMPTLEEYGTNLTKLAEEGKLDPVVGRQPQIERVVQILGRRTKNNPCLIGEPGVGKTAIAEGLAQRIFTGDVPETIEGKKVITLDMGLLVAGTKYRGEFEERLKKLMEEIKQSDEIILFIDEVHTLIGAGAAEGAIDAANILKPALARGELQCIGATTLDEYRKHIEKDPALERRFQPVKVPEPTVDETIEILRGLRERYEIHHKLRYTDEALIAAAKLSYQYISDRFLPDKAIDLIDEAGSRVRLQHAQVPEEARELDKELKQITKQKNDAVRSQDFEKAGELRDREMELKAQITALIDKSKEMSKAEEESGETGPMVNEADIQHIVSSWTGIPVEKVSSDESDKLLKMEETLHRRVIGQDEAVVAISRSIRRARVGLKNPNRPIASFIFAGPTGVGKSELAKALAAYYFGSEEAMIRLDMSEFMERHTVSKLIGSPPGYVGYTEGGQLTEAVRRRPYTVVLFDEIEKAHPDVFNMMLQILEDGRLTDSKGRTVDFKNTLLIMTSNVGSSVIEKGGRKIGFDLDSDEKDSSYGRIKSLVIEEMKQYFRPEFLNRLDEMIVFRQLTKLEVKEIADIMLQEVFDRLKAKDINLQVTEKFKERVVDEGYNPSYGARPLRRAIMRLLEDSLAEKMLAGEVKEGDSAIVDVDSEGKVVVLNGQGGIPELSTPAVTV; encoded by the exons ATGGCAGGAACTTTACTCCAGTCAGTTGCCCTCGGAACAACATTCGCAGGTCGCATAAGCAACCAGCAATGGAGGTCCCATGGCGCCAGGAGGCCTGCCTCTATGTTGGCAATGTCGCTTAGCCGCCCTGTCAAGATGTCAGCATTTGTTGGCCTAAGATCAGTACATAGCTTCTCGATCACACCGACAGTGTCCAATTCCAGGTCAGCAGTTGCGTCTTACAGATCGTCACGGCGGACAAGGCGTTCTCGTTTTGTTACTCGTGCGATGTTTGAGCGGTTTACAGAGAAAGCTATTAAGGTCATCATGCTTGCGCAAGAGGAAGCGAGGCGCCTGGGTCACAATTTTGTTGGAACCGAGCAGATTCTCTTGGGTCTGATCGGAGAGGGCACTGGTATCGCAGCAAAGGTGCTCAAGTCCATGGGTATAAATCTCAAGGATGCACGTGTGGAAGTGGAAAAGATCATTGGACGGGGCAACGGCTTTGTTGCTGTTGAAATACCATTCACACCACGTGCTAAACGTGTTTTGGAGCTCTCATTGGAGGAAGCTCGCCAGTTAG GACACAATTATATCGGATCTGAGCACCTGCTTCTTGGACTGCTTCGCGAGGGTGAAGGTGTGGCAGCTCGTGTACTTGAGAGTCTCGGAGCTGACCCTAGCAATATCCGTACACAG GTCATCCGAATGATTGGTGAGACCACAGAAGCTGTTGGTGCTGGAGTTGGAGGAGGGAGTAGTGGTAATAAGATGCCAACGCTTGAGGAGTACGGAACTAATTTAACAAAATTAGCAGAAGAG GGAAAGCTAGATCCTGTTGTTGGTAGGCAGCCACAGATTGAGCGTGTGGTACAAATTTTAGGCAGACGAACAAAGAACAATCCCTGCTTGATTGGAGAGCCTGGTGTTGGAAAGACTGCAATTGCTGAAGGGCTTGCTCAACGCATTTTTACAGGCGATGTGCCTGAAACGATAGAAGGGAAAAAG GTCATTACTCTTGACATGGGACTTCTGGTTGCTGGCACAAAATACCGTGGAGAATTCGAAGAGAGATTAAAGAAGCTGATGGAAGAAATCAAGCAAAGTGACGAGATAATACTCTTTATTGATGAAGTTCACACTCTGATAGGAGCAGGAGCAGCTGAAGGTGCTATCGATGCTGCTAATATTTTGAAGCCAGCATTAGCAAGAGGTGAATTACAG TGCATTGGAGCGACTACACTTGATGAATATAGGAAGCACATTGAGAAAGACCCAGCCCTGGAAAGGCGTTTCCAACCAGTGAAAGTGCCAGAGCCAACAGTAGATGAAACCATAGAAATTCTCAGAGGACTTAGGGAACGATATGAGATCCATCATAAACTTCGTTACACCGATGAAGCACTGATCGCAGCTGCAAAGCTTTCATATCAATACATCAG TGACCGTTTTCTCCCGGACAAGGCAATAGACTTGATTGATGAAGCAGGTTCCCGTGTTAGGCTACAGCATGCACAG GTTCCTGAGGAAGCAAGAGAACTTGATAAGGAGCTCAAACAAATCACAAAACAGAAGAATGATGCTGTTCGGAGCCAGGATTTTGAAAAG GCTGGAGAGCTGCGAGACCGTGAAATGGAATTGAAGGCGCAGATAACAGCCCTCATTGACAAGAGCAAGGAGATGAGCAAAGCAGAGGAGGAATCTGGAGAGACAGGACCTATGGTTAATGAAGCAGATATCCAGCACATTGTATCGTCATGGACTGGCATTCCAGTGGAGAAGGTTTCTAGCGATGAATCTGATAAGCTTCTTAAAATGGAAGAGACTTTGCACAGACGTGTCATTGGCCAAGATGAGGCTGTTGTAGCAATTAGTCGCTCCATCCGCCGTGCTCGTGTGGGCCTCAAGAACCCCAACAGGCCAATTGCAAGCTTTATTTTCGCAGGTCCCACTGGTGTTGGGAAGTCAGAGCTCGCAAAGGCCCTTGCTGCCTATTACTTTGGCTCTGAGGAGGCTATGATCCGGCTGGATATGAGTGAATTTATGGAGAGGCACACAGTGTCCAAGCTGATCGGTTCGCCTCCAGGATATGTTGGATACACTGAGGGTGGCCAACTGACAGAGGCAGTTCGACGGCGGCCATACACAGTTGTGCTCTTTGATGAGATTGAGAAGGCACACCCTGATGTCTTCAACATGATGCTCCAGATTTTGGAAGATGGGAGGTTGACTGACAGCAAGGGAAGGACGGTGGACTTCAAGAACACCCTCCTGATCATGACCTCAAACGTTGGGAGCAGTGTCATCGAGAAGGGTGGGCGCAAGATTGGTTTTGACCTCGACTCTGATGAGAAGGACAGCAGTTACGGCAGGATCAAGAGCCTCGTCATCGAGGAGATGAAGCAGTACTTCCGCCCTGAGTTCCTCAACCGTCTTGATGAGATGATCGTCTTCAGGCAGCTCACCAAGCTCGAGGTCAAGGAGATTGCGGACATCATGCTCCAGGAGGTCTTCGACCGACTCAAGGCCAAGGACATCAACCTGCAGGTCACTGAGAAGTTCAAGGAGCGGGTGGTGGATGAAGGCTACAACCCCAGCTACGGTGCACGGCCGTTGAGGCGGGCTATCATGAGGCTGTTGGAGGACAGCCTTGCGGAGAAGATGCTTGCTGGGGAGGTCAAGGAGGGTGACTCTGCCATTGTGGACGTTGACTCAGAGGGGAAGGTCGTCGTGCTCAATGGCCAGGGCGGCATTCCGGAGCTCTCAACTCCTGCGGTCACCGTTTAG